The Lysobacter enzymogenes genome window below encodes:
- a CDS encoding (2,3-dihydroxybenzoyl)adenylate synthase, which translates to MSATPLDGFVPWPPEFAARYRERGYWNGENLYSSLTRGAHAHPERIAIVCAQRRWSYAEFDRRARRFAAGLRRIGIGPRDRVLLQLPNIGEHYIACHALFLLGALPVFALPAHRRAEIGYFVGHTQARACVIADREGGFDYRAMIREVRAEQACLSDVIVVGEAEEFRSFDDLLDEPLQGDGPDAGEVAFLQLSGGSTGVPKLIPRTHDDYLYSVRESARICGLDGGTVYLCALPAAHNFPMSSPGALGVFLAGGCVVLARQSDPESCFALIQRERVTLTALVPALALAWLESRVRSRYDLRSLDCVQIGGAHLAGDVARRVPDAFGCRLQQVFGMAEGLVNYTRAGDSDELTLGTQGLPISADDEIRIVDDEDAEVAPGAVGHLLTRGPYTIRGYYRAESYNARAFTGDGFYRTGDRVRRLPSGHLIVEGRAKDLVNRGGEKIAAEEVEGYLLAHPAVFDAALVAMPDRWLGEKSCAFVVLREPAQASPRELAQFLRERGIAAYKVPDRIEFLAALPRTAVGKIDKKALRARFDAPSAAPAGGVAAPSVVSTSFAQATP; encoded by the coding sequence ATGAGCGCGACGCCGCTGGACGGCTTCGTGCCGTGGCCGCCGGAGTTCGCCGCGCGCTACCGCGAGCGCGGCTACTGGAACGGCGAGAATCTTTACAGCAGCCTCACCCGCGGCGCGCACGCGCATCCCGAGCGCATCGCCATCGTCTGCGCGCAGCGGCGCTGGAGCTATGCCGAGTTCGACCGGCGCGCGCGCCGCTTTGCCGCAGGCCTGCGCCGCATCGGCATCGGCCCGCGCGACCGGGTGCTGCTGCAACTGCCCAACATCGGCGAGCACTACATCGCCTGCCACGCGTTGTTCCTGCTCGGCGCCTTGCCGGTGTTCGCGCTGCCGGCGCACCGCCGCGCCGAGATCGGCTACTTCGTCGGCCACACCCAGGCGCGCGCCTGCGTGATCGCCGACCGCGAGGGCGGCTTCGACTACCGCGCGATGATCCGCGAAGTGCGCGCCGAACAGGCCTGCCTGAGCGACGTGATCGTGGTCGGAGAAGCCGAGGAGTTCCGCAGCTTCGACGACCTGCTCGACGAACCCTTGCAGGGCGACGGCCCCGATGCGGGCGAAGTCGCGTTCCTGCAATTGTCCGGCGGCAGCACCGGCGTGCCCAAGCTGATTCCGCGCACCCACGACGATTATCTCTACAGCGTGCGCGAAAGCGCGCGCATCTGCGGCCTGGACGGCGGCACGGTGTATCTGTGCGCGTTGCCGGCCGCGCACAACTTCCCGATGAGTTCGCCCGGCGCGCTCGGCGTGTTCCTTGCCGGCGGCTGCGTGGTGCTGGCGCGGCAGAGCGATCCCGAATCCTGTTTCGCGCTGATCCAGCGCGAACGCGTCACCCTGACCGCGCTGGTGCCGGCGCTGGCGCTGGCGTGGCTGGAATCGCGGGTGCGTTCGCGTTACGACCTGCGCAGCCTGGACTGCGTGCAGATCGGCGGCGCGCACCTCGCCGGCGACGTCGCCCGGCGCGTGCCGGACGCGTTCGGCTGCCGTCTGCAGCAGGTGTTCGGCATGGCCGAAGGCCTGGTCAACTACACCCGCGCCGGCGACAGCGACGAACTGACGCTCGGCACGCAAGGCCTGCCGATCAGCGCCGACGACGAGATCCGCATCGTCGACGACGAGGACGCCGAGGTCGCGCCCGGCGCAGTCGGGCATCTGCTGACCCGCGGGCCGTACACGATCCGCGGCTACTACCGCGCCGAATCCTACAACGCGCGCGCGTTCACCGGCGACGGCTTCTACCGCACCGGCGACCGCGTGCGCCGCTTGCCGAGCGGGCATTTGATCGTCGAGGGGCGGGCCAAGGATCTGGTCAACCGCGGCGGCGAGAAGATCGCGGCCGAGGAGGTCGAAGGCTATCTGCTCGCGCATCCGGCGGTGTTCGACGCCGCGCTGGTGGCGATGCCCGACCGCTGGCTCGGCGAGAAGTCGTGCGCGTTCGTGGTGTTGCGCGAGCCCGCGCAGGCGAGCCCGCGCGAGCTGGCCCAGTTCCTGCGCGAACGCGGCATCGCCGCGTACAAGGTGCCCGACCGGATCGAATTCCTCGCCGCGTTGCCGCGCACCGCGGTCGGCAAGATCGACAAGAAAGCCTTGCGCGCGCGCTTCGACGCGCCGTCCGCGGCGCCCGCCGGCGGCGTGGCTGCTCCTTCTGTTGTCTCTACTTCTTTCGCCCAGGCCACGCCATGA
- a CDS encoding CopL family metal-binding regulatory protein, with amino-acid sequence MPFLSLLLRLSLIVALSLNGYASAAMIASGGHAMGPRVAAATVPAKAEMADCHEGMDMAAMAQADTAAAHPSAPAQAGKHPAGHSGDPAAPHDGDCCGKFACQCDCLQAASIAHAIVPLPPGLDSVAPALPTPQAPPSGVLSLPIRPPIA; translated from the coding sequence ATGCCCTTTCTTTCGCTGCTGTTGCGTCTGTCGCTGATCGTCGCGTTGAGCCTCAACGGCTACGCGTCGGCGGCGATGATCGCCAGCGGCGGGCACGCGATGGGTCCGCGCGTGGCCGCGGCGACCGTGCCGGCGAAGGCCGAGATGGCCGACTGCCACGAAGGCATGGACATGGCCGCGATGGCGCAGGCCGACACCGCCGCCGCGCACCCGAGCGCGCCGGCTCAAGCCGGCAAACACCCCGCCGGGCATTCCGGCGACCCCGCCGCGCCGCACGACGGCGATTGCTGCGGCAAGTTCGCCTGCCAGTGCGATTGCCTGCAGGCGGCCAGCATCGCCCACGCGATCGTGCCGCTGCCGCCGGGCCTGGACTCGGTCGCGCCGGCCCTGCCCACGCCGCAGGCCCCGCCGAGCGGCGTGCTGAGCCTGCCGATCCGCCCACCCATCGCCTGA
- a CDS encoding LacI family DNA-binding transcriptional regulator codes for MATIYDIAKRAGVSAGTVSRALSRPEKVLPATRQRIEEVAAALGYVPNTVARTLKTQRSGKILVTVPDIANPFFAQILQGAEEAAQAADYAVLLGDTQNRPDREERYAQMLPRNEADGLIVLGHRLPPTAQEIVKRLGTAAPVVNGCEFDPALGIPSVHIDNAAASRTAMEHLYGLGHERIAVVGGPADNPLHRQRLEGVEAAAKARGRRRLLQIVPGDFSIESGYAAVKALLGKPSAPTAAFCFSDQMALGVLAACRDLGIRVPQDFSIVGFDDLASSRYLTPPLTTISQPMREIGVRAVNLLLAIIEAEQVQHQQTLDFSFMLRGSTATVAS; via the coding sequence ATGGCGACCATTTACGACATCGCCAAACGCGCCGGCGTTTCGGCCGGCACCGTGTCGCGCGCGTTGTCGCGGCCGGAGAAGGTGTTGCCGGCCACGCGCCAGCGCATCGAGGAGGTCGCCGCCGCGCTGGGCTACGTGCCCAACACCGTGGCGCGCACGCTCAAGACCCAGCGCAGCGGCAAGATCCTGGTCACGGTGCCGGACATCGCCAATCCGTTCTTCGCGCAGATCCTGCAGGGCGCCGAAGAAGCCGCGCAGGCGGCCGACTACGCCGTGCTGCTCGGCGATACCCAGAACCGGCCGGATCGGGAAGAACGCTACGCGCAGATGCTTCCACGCAACGAGGCCGACGGCCTGATCGTGCTCGGGCACCGGCTGCCGCCGACCGCGCAGGAGATCGTCAAGCGGCTCGGCACTGCGGCGCCGGTGGTCAACGGTTGCGAGTTCGATCCGGCGCTCGGCATTCCCAGCGTGCACATCGACAACGCCGCGGCCTCGCGCACGGCGATGGAGCATCTGTACGGCCTGGGGCACGAACGGATCGCCGTGGTAGGCGGACCGGCCGATAACCCCTTGCATCGACAACGGCTCGAAGGCGTCGAAGCCGCCGCCAAGGCGCGAGGCCGCCGGCGCCTGCTGCAGATCGTTCCGGGCGATTTTTCGATCGAGTCCGGCTATGCCGCGGTGAAGGCTCTGCTGGGGAAGCCGTCCGCCCCGACCGCCGCGTTCTGCTTTAGCGACCAGATGGCGCTCGGGGTTCTGGCCGCGTGCCGGGATCTTGGAATCCGCGTGCCGCAAGACTTTTCGATCGTCGGTTTCGACGATCTGGCCTCGTCGCGCTATCTCACTCCGCCGCTGACGACGATCAGCCAGCCGATGCGCGAGATCGGCGTGCGCGCCGTCAACCTGCTGCTCGCGATCATCGAGGCGGAGCAAGTGCAGCATCAGCAGACGCTCGACTTCAGCTTCATGCTGCGTGGGTCGACCGCGACGGTCGCGTCGTAG
- a CDS encoding isochorismatase family protein: MTIPKIATYPMPAEHRWPPNRVEWRPEPSRAVLLIHDLQEYFLAFYDQAQAPVPQLLENVRALRDACDDAGVPVVYTAQPPVQSAQQRGLLQPWWGPGITAQPQLAPVAAPIAPRPHDTVLTKWRYSAFVSSDLRERMRAQGRDQLIVCGIYAHIGCMMTAADAFMHDIQPFLVADAVADFSADEHQMALDYVSRRCGVVIGRADCAQALADGAGLPVSLTALRTELALIMERPLEEVGAEDNPFEAGLDSIRLMTLLERWSARGERIGLVELAERGSVAQWWELIQQRRAA, encoded by the coding sequence ATGACCATCCCCAAGATCGCGACCTATCCCATGCCCGCCGAACACCGCTGGCCGCCGAACCGGGTGGAATGGCGCCCCGAACCGTCGCGCGCGGTGTTGCTGATCCACGACTTGCAGGAATACTTCCTGGCGTTCTACGACCAGGCCCAGGCGCCGGTGCCGCAGTTGCTGGAGAACGTGCGCGCCTTGCGCGACGCTTGCGACGACGCCGGCGTACCGGTGGTCTACACCGCCCAGCCGCCGGTGCAGAGCGCGCAGCAGCGCGGCCTGCTGCAGCCGTGGTGGGGCCCGGGCATCACCGCGCAGCCGCAGCTGGCGCCGGTGGCCGCGCCGATCGCGCCGCGCCCGCACGACACCGTGCTGACCAAGTGGCGCTACAGCGCCTTCGTCTCCAGCGACCTGCGCGAGCGCATGCGCGCGCAGGGCCGCGACCAGCTGATCGTCTGCGGCATCTACGCGCATATCGGCTGCATGATGACCGCGGCCGACGCGTTCATGCACGACATCCAGCCGTTCCTGGTCGCCGACGCGGTCGCCGACTTCTCCGCCGACGAACACCAGATGGCGCTGGACTACGTGTCGCGCCGCTGCGGCGTGGTGATCGGCCGCGCCGACTGCGCGCAGGCCCTGGCCGACGGTGCCGGGCTGCCGGTCAGCCTGACCGCGCTGCGCACCGAGCTGGCGTTGATCATGGAACGGCCGCTCGAAGAAGTCGGCGCCGAAGACAATCCGTTCGAAGCCGGTCTCGACTCGATCCGGTTGATGACGCTGCTGGAGCGCTGGTCGGCGCGCGGCGAGCGGATCGGTCTGGTCGAACTCGCCGAGCGCGGCAGCGTCGCGCAGTGGTGGGAACTGATCCAGCAGCGGCGGGCGGCGTGA
- a CDS encoding isochorismate synthase produces the protein MMGEAKLTLVAPLEPAASLDAAAVETALPALLSSYRPHDSLFSSVQTQWHARGVLHALARASDDDLAGASERLLAQVAAENGRLPLLGAVPFEGGQPARLWVPAQAAFAAGRARHGGAAQLLPGDARSAPQVEPVPAPAQFKRNVERSLDRIHDGGLRKVVMSRSLRIAAKVDVPQLLGQLLARAPSAYTFAMDLAGAGGSAACLIGSSPELLLSKRGARIVSNPLAGSIPRSADPAEDRRRAEDLLRSAKDLHEHALVIDDVAAALRPFCRELHVPAAPSLLATPTMWHLSTRVDGVLRDPATSSLRLALALHPTPAVCGYPTEPARQAIRELEGYDRGLFTGLVGWCDSEGDGEWAVTIRCALVEEDCATVFAGAGIVAGSQPEAELAETTAKLRTMLGAMGLSHVAESEGRA, from the coding sequence ATGATGGGCGAAGCGAAACTGACGCTCGTCGCGCCGCTCGAGCCGGCCGCCTCGTTGGATGCCGCGGCCGTCGAAACCGCATTGCCGGCCTTGCTGTCGAGCTATCGGCCGCACGATTCGTTGTTCTCCTCGGTCCAGACCCAATGGCATGCGCGCGGCGTGCTGCACGCCCTGGCGCGCGCCAGCGACGACGATCTGGCCGGCGCCAGCGAGCGCCTGCTGGCGCAGGTCGCGGCCGAAAACGGGCGTCTGCCTTTGCTCGGCGCGGTGCCGTTCGAAGGCGGCCAGCCGGCGCGGCTGTGGGTGCCGGCGCAGGCCGCGTTCGCGGCCGGACGCGCGCGCCACGGCGGCGCGGCGCAGCTGCTGCCCGGCGATGCGCGCAGCGCGCCGCAGGTCGAGCCGGTGCCGGCGCCGGCGCAGTTCAAGCGCAACGTCGAGCGTTCGCTCGACCGCATCCACGACGGCGGCCTGCGCAAGGTGGTGATGTCGCGCAGCCTGCGCATCGCCGCGAAGGTCGACGTGCCGCAATTGCTCGGACAATTGCTGGCGCGCGCGCCTTCGGCCTACACCTTCGCGATGGACCTCGCCGGCGCCGGCGGGTCCGCGGCCTGCCTGATCGGTTCCAGTCCCGAGCTGCTGCTGTCCAAGCGCGGCGCACGCATCGTGTCGAACCCCTTGGCCGGCTCGATCCCGCGCAGCGCCGATCCGGCCGAAGACCGCCGTCGCGCCGAAGATCTGCTGCGTTCGGCCAAGGACCTGCACGAACACGCGCTGGTGATCGACGACGTGGCCGCGGCGCTGCGCCCGTTCTGCCGCGAACTGCACGTGCCGGCGGCGCCGTCGCTGCTGGCCACGCCGACGATGTGGCACCTGTCCACGCGCGTGGACGGGGTGTTGCGCGATCCGGCGACCAGCTCGCTGCGGCTGGCGCTGGCGCTGCATCCTACGCCCGCGGTCTGCGGCTATCCGACCGAACCGGCGCGGCAGGCGATCCGCGAACTGGAAGGCTACGACCGCGGCCTGTTCACCGGCCTGGTCGGCTGGTGCGACAGCGAGGGCGACGGCGAATGGGCGGTGACGATCCGCTGCGCCCTGGTCGAGGAAGACTGCGCGACGGTGTTCGCCGGCGCCGGCATCGTCGCCGGTTCGCAGCCCGAAGCCGAACTGGCCGAAACCACCGCCAAGCTGCGCACCATGCTCGGCGCGATGGGGCTGTCGCACGTGGCCGAAAGCGAGGGCAGGGCATGA
- a CDS encoding condensation domain-containing protein, whose product MAAGLPLTGPQLGMWAAQQIDPDSPSLWTAEAVELNGPLDEAALEAAIREALTACDALHMRYRAHDGEVAQCLREPRSVVIGREDFIGCDAPWDSAWRWMRDDLLRPADLARRPLFATALVRLGAQRHLWYLRAHHIALDGFAYLLLIHRVAELYSAATGGRAAAPARDWSLAPVVAEEAQYRASDGFARSREFWLQRCAGAPEPVTLGPKCAPDDSARSSHLSLPAGEHLRWHNAARALGVDWSAWLIAAVFAWMRGRSGADEISLGLLVMNRLGSAALSVPCMGMNVVPLRLRLQAQWSFAELARAVAAELRELRPHQRYNYEWLRQDLGLGDSYAQLYGPVLNLMPFDRGFVFDGLSSRAHPVSVGSVEDLDLTVSPLADSVRFDIEANPQAYDAATLQTHHRALLALMDAALADPSQRLDALAGAPAREAA is encoded by the coding sequence ATGGCCGCCGGCTTGCCGCTGACCGGCCCGCAACTGGGCATGTGGGCGGCGCAGCAGATCGATCCGGACAGTCCGTCGTTGTGGACCGCCGAAGCGGTGGAGTTGAACGGCCCGCTCGACGAAGCGGCGCTGGAAGCGGCGATCCGCGAGGCGCTGACGGCCTGCGACGCGCTGCACATGCGCTATCGGGCGCACGACGGCGAAGTCGCGCAGTGCCTGCGCGAGCCGCGCAGCGTGGTGATCGGCCGCGAGGACTTCATCGGTTGCGACGCGCCCTGGGACAGCGCCTGGCGCTGGATGCGCGACGACTTGCTGCGCCCGGCCGATCTGGCGCGGCGGCCGTTGTTCGCCACCGCGCTGGTTCGCCTGGGCGCGCAGCGCCATCTTTGGTACCTGCGCGCGCATCACATCGCGCTGGACGGTTTCGCCTATCTGCTGCTGATCCATCGCGTGGCCGAACTGTACTCGGCCGCCACCGGCGGCCGCGCCGCCGCGCCCGCGCGCGACTGGTCGCTGGCGCCGGTGGTCGCCGAGGAAGCGCAGTACCGCGCTTCCGACGGGTTCGCGCGCAGCCGCGAGTTCTGGCTGCAACGCTGCGCCGGCGCGCCCGAACCGGTGACCTTGGGGCCGAAGTGCGCGCCCGACGACAGCGCGCGCTCCTCGCACCTGAGCCTGCCCGCGGGCGAGCACCTTCGTTGGCACAACGCGGCGCGCGCGCTCGGCGTGGACTGGTCGGCGTGGCTGATCGCGGCGGTGTTCGCGTGGATGCGCGGACGCAGCGGCGCGGACGAAATCAGCCTCGGTCTGCTGGTGATGAACCGGCTCGGTTCGGCGGCGCTGAGCGTGCCGTGCATGGGCATGAACGTGGTGCCGCTGCGGCTGCGCCTGCAGGCGCAGTGGAGCTTCGCCGAACTGGCGCGCGCGGTCGCGGCGGAACTGCGCGAACTGCGTCCGCACCAGCGCTACAACTACGAATGGCTGCGTCAGGATCTCGGCCTGGGCGACAGCTACGCCCAGCTGTACGGCCCGGTGCTGAACCTGATGCCGTTCGACCGCGGCTTCGTGTTCGACGGCCTGAGCAGCCGCGCGCATCCGGTGTCGGTCGGTTCGGTCGAAGATCTCGACCTGACCGTATCGCCGCTGGCCGACAGCGTGCGCTTCGACATCGAAGCCAATCCGCAGGCTTACGACGCGGCGACGTTGCAGACGCACCATCGCGCCTTGCTGGCGTTGATGGATGCGGCGCTGGCCGATCCGTCGCAGCGCCTGGACGCACTGGCCGGCGCGCCCGCGCGCGAGGCGGCATGA
- a CDS encoding siderophore-interacting protein, which yields MSARPRARLLQVARIDQRTPQMRRIALRGEDLAGFPAGCEGAHIKLLFAPDSRDAPALPQFGEHGPVWPEGAARPVVRTYTVARFDADAGELEIDIVLHGDDGPASRWAANARVGDPLGVGGPGGPELFRADAPRHLLIGDPSSYALICAVIARLPAQARIDALLEAPDAGEIQPLPQHPGLQARWFSRDGEPAGASRRLLDAVRAMPWPRGEAVSVTLAGESAQVVAIRDLLARERGVPRSMMYAVPYWKDRWDEERYHDERHRIMDAFEAEAEQGAEA from the coding sequence ATGAGCGCGCGGCCGCGCGCGCGACTGCTGCAGGTCGCGCGGATCGATCAACGCACACCGCAGATGCGCAGGATCGCGCTGCGCGGCGAGGACCTGGCCGGATTCCCGGCCGGTTGCGAAGGCGCACACATCAAACTGCTGTTCGCGCCCGACTCGCGCGACGCACCGGCGCTGCCGCAGTTCGGCGAGCACGGCCCGGTGTGGCCCGAAGGCGCGGCGCGGCCGGTCGTCCGCACCTACACGGTGGCGCGCTTCGATGCGGATGCGGGCGAGCTGGAGATCGATATCGTCCTGCACGGCGACGACGGTCCGGCCTCGCGTTGGGCGGCGAACGCGCGCGTCGGCGATCCGCTCGGCGTGGGCGGCCCCGGCGGGCCGGAACTGTTCCGCGCCGATGCGCCGCGCCATCTGCTGATCGGCGATCCCAGCAGCTATGCGCTGATTTGCGCGGTGATCGCGCGTCTGCCGGCGCAGGCGCGCATCGATGCGCTGCTGGAAGCGCCCGATGCCGGCGAAATCCAGCCGTTGCCGCAGCATCCGGGTTTGCAGGCGCGCTGGTTTTCGCGCGACGGCGAGCCCGCGGGCGCGAGCCGCCGCCTGCTCGACGCGGTGCGCGCGATGCCGTGGCCGCGCGGCGAAGCGGTGTCGGTGACCTTGGCCGGCGAAAGCGCGCAAGTGGTCGCGATCCGCGACCTGCTCGCGCGCGAGCGCGGCGTGCCGCGTTCGATGATGTACGCGGTGCCGTACTGGAAGGACCGCTGGGACGAGGAGCGCTATCACGACGAGCGCCATCGGATCATGGACGCGTTCGAGGCCGAGGCGGAGCAGGGGGCCGAGGCATGA
- a CDS encoding sugar phosphate isomerase/epimerase family protein: MKTLKGPALFLAQFIGDKPPFDRLDTLAEWAAGLGYCGVQVPTNAPHLFDLAQAARSQAYCDDVAASLDRHGVRITELSTHLQGQLVAVHPAYDILFDGFAPPEKRGDPPARQAWAVEQLMLAAQASQRLGLSAHATFSGALAWPYFYPWPQRPPGLVEAAFAELGRRWRPILDAFDACGVDVCYEIHPGEDLHDGATFERFLDTVDHHPRAKILYDPSHLLLQQMDYLGFIDRYHERIGIFHVKDAEYRADARSGAYGGYQDWIDRAGRFRSLGDGQIDFKAIFSKLAQYDFPGWAVLEWECCLKHPEDGAHEGAAFIRDHLIRVTERAFDDFADSGASPQTVRSLLGI, from the coding sequence ATGAAAACGCTCAAGGGTCCAGCGCTGTTCCTCGCCCAGTTCATCGGTGACAAGCCTCCGTTCGATCGGTTGGACACGCTGGCCGAGTGGGCCGCCGGCCTGGGTTATTGTGGCGTACAAGTACCGACCAACGCGCCGCACCTTTTCGACCTCGCGCAGGCGGCGCGCAGCCAGGCCTATTGCGACGACGTCGCCGCGTCCCTGGACCGGCACGGCGTCCGCATCACCGAGCTGTCCACGCATCTGCAGGGCCAGCTGGTCGCCGTGCATCCAGCCTACGACATCTTGTTCGACGGTTTCGCCCCACCGGAAAAACGCGGCGATCCCCCTGCCCGCCAAGCCTGGGCCGTCGAGCAGCTGATGCTCGCAGCGCAGGCCAGCCAGCGCCTGGGGTTGAGCGCGCATGCGACATTTTCCGGCGCGCTGGCCTGGCCTTATTTCTACCCCTGGCCGCAACGGCCGCCGGGCCTGGTCGAAGCCGCCTTCGCCGAACTCGGCCGCCGCTGGCGCCCGATCCTGGACGCGTTCGACGCCTGCGGGGTCGATGTGTGCTACGAAATCCATCCCGGCGAAGACCTGCACGACGGCGCGACCTTCGAGCGCTTCCTCGACACCGTCGACCACCATCCGCGCGCGAAGATCCTGTACGACCCCAGCCACCTGCTGTTGCAGCAGATGGATTACCTGGGCTTCATCGACCGCTATCACGAGCGCATCGGCATCTTCCACGTCAAGGACGCCGAGTACCGCGCCGATGCGCGCAGCGGCGCGTACGGCGGCTACCAGGACTGGATCGACCGCGCCGGCCGGTTCCGTTCGCTCGGCGACGGCCAGATCGATTTCAAGGCGATCTTCTCCAAGCTCGCCCAGTACGACTTCCCGGGCTGGGCGGTACTGGAATGGGAGTGCTGCCTGAAGCATCCGGAAGACGGCGCGCACGAGGGGGCCGCCTTCATCCGCGACCACCTCATCCGCGTCACCGAGCGCGCGTTCGACGACTTCGCCGACAGCGGCGCGAGTCC
- a CDS encoding 2,3-dihydro-2,3-dihydroxybenzoate dehydrogenase: MNGQGGGAGEFDGRLALVTGAAQGIGAATASRLAQQGARLALCDRDEAQLRECARRLRGEGAQVAEFVCDVADLAQVAAMVERIERELGEIAHLAHVAGILRVGAAVGPDPDDWDACMAVNARGAFAVAGTVAARMRERGRGSIVAVGSNAASAPRTGMAAYAASKAAATQYLRCLALELAPFGVRCNIVSPGSTDTAMQRAFADDEAARQRILRGDGERFRLGIPLGRIADPEDVAETICFLLSERARHITLHDLRVDGGATLDA, translated from the coding sequence ATGAACGGGCAGGGCGGCGGAGCGGGGGAGTTCGACGGGCGCCTGGCGCTGGTGACCGGCGCGGCGCAGGGGATCGGCGCGGCGACCGCGTCGCGGCTCGCGCAGCAGGGGGCGCGGCTGGCGCTGTGCGACCGCGACGAAGCGCAGTTGCGCGAATGCGCGCGGCGCTTGCGCGGGGAGGGCGCGCAGGTCGCGGAATTCGTCTGCGACGTCGCCGATCTCGCCCAGGTCGCGGCGATGGTGGAGCGGATCGAGCGCGAACTCGGGGAGATTGCGCATCTGGCCCACGTCGCCGGCATCCTGCGCGTCGGCGCAGCGGTCGGACCCGATCCCGACGACTGGGACGCGTGCATGGCGGTCAATGCGCGCGGCGCGTTCGCCGTCGCCGGCACGGTCGCCGCGCGCATGCGCGAACGCGGCCGCGGCAGCATCGTCGCGGTCGGTTCCAACGCCGCCTCGGCGCCGCGCACCGGTATGGCCGCGTACGCCGCGTCGAAGGCCGCGGCGACCCAGTACCTGCGCTGCCTGGCACTGGAACTGGCGCCGTTCGGCGTGCGTTGCAATATCGTGTCGCCGGGATCCACCGACACCGCGATGCAACGCGCGTTCGCCGACGACGAGGCGGCGCGGCAACGGATCCTGCGCGGCGACGGCGAGCGCTTCCGCCTCGGCATTCCGCTGGGCCGCATCGCCGATCCCGAAGACGTGGCGGAGACGATCTGCTTCCTGTTGTCGGAGCGGGCGCGGCACATCACGCTGCACGATCTGCGCGTCGACGGCGGCGCGACGTTGGACGCTTGA